The genomic window TTCCGCGTCTGCGCCTCGGTCGCGCTGCCGGGCAGCCACATCGTGCTGCCATCACCCACCGACGAGTCCACCGGTTACCGGAGCTGGATCGCCGCGCCGCAGAACGGCTTTCGCCGCGAACTCCGCGATGTGCTGGCGGCGACCAGGGCCTGTGCGGCGATTACGGAGTAGGCGCGGGTGTCAGGGTGATGCTGAACTTGTCTTCCAGTCGCTGATTCCAGTCCCGCTCGCACTGCTCGATCTTGGACTGGTCGCTGCCCGCCCGGTTCACGCAGTCGAAGAAGTCCTTGCCACCGGAGTCGACGAAGAAGCTGTAGCCGATGATGGTGACCACGATGGCGCCGATCAAGCCGAGCACACCGAGGATCACGCCGGTGATCGCCATGCCCGCGCCGCCCGCGCGACCGGACCGGGTCTTCGCCAGCGCGACGAGGCCGAAGATCAGCGCGAAGGCACCGAACAGGTAGCCGCCGACCAAGGTCCAGAAGCTCAGCACCGCGAGGATGCCGAGCACCAGCGCGGTGATCGCCAGCCCCTTGCCCTTCGGCGACTCCTGCCAGTACGCGGGCTGTCCTGGATACTGACCACCCGGCGGCGGGTATCCCGGGGGCGGGGGATACTGGCCGGGAGGCGGATATTGCGACATGGACTTCCTCTCCGTCGGTGCCTCGCGCTGCTCGATCCGGACGAGGTGGTCCGGCGGAGTGCGCGGGGATCGCCTACTGATCGCGCGCGCTATTGGCGGATGTTAATGCGGCGCGGCTTACTGGGCGCCCAACCGCGCGTGCATCTCCCACACCAGAATTTCCGACGGTCGGCGGGCGATGACGCGTTGGCCGCCGGTTCTGGTCAGCCGGACCGCGTCGCCCTCGTCCAGGGTGCCGACGCCCTCCATCTCCACCTCACCGCGGGCGACGAATACGTGCAGGTACGGCGCGTCGGGCAGGTCGATGATGTGGTCGGCCTCGCCGGGCATCCTGGCCACGTGGAATGCCGCGTGGCTGCTGTTGATGGCGATGGCGGTGCGATCGCGGTAGCGCGGCAAGCCGGCGGCCACGGTCACCAGGCTGCCGGTCGCCAGCGCGTCGTCGATCTCGAGCTGTTGGTAGCCGGGTGTCAGGCCTGGTTCGTCGGGGACCACCCACATCTGCACGAAATGCACCGGCTCGTGGTGCTCGGCGCCGTCCAGCCGCCACGAGTCGTTCTTCTCCGAATGCAGGATGCCGGTGCCCGCGCTCATCCGCTGTGCGAGGCCCGGGTAGATGATGCCGCTGTGGCCGAGCGAGTCCTGGTGCACCAGGCTGCCGCCGAGCACCCACGTCACGATCTCCATATCCCGGTGCGGATGCGTGTCGAAACCTTGGCCGGGGGAGACGACATCCTCGTTGTTGACGAGCAGCAGGCCGTGGTGGGTGTTGTCGGGATCGTAGTGCTCCCCGAACGAGAAAGAGTGCTTCGAATCCAACCAGGACACCCGCGTCTTCATGCGGTCGCCTGCTCGATGGACGTCGATGTGTGGTGTCGTGAGTGTGGACATCATGGTCCTCCTCTCGGAACCGTGCACCGATCACCTTTCAGGGTAGGAGCACATCCGTCGCGGTACTCCACATTCCTAGTAAATTGTCCTGCACTCGGCATTTTACGCGAGCGACCAGCGGGTGAACGTCAGGCGAGCAGAACCGGCCGGTACGCCGAACGGGTGGGCGACCCCGCCGACGACAGCGGCACGACCCGGCACCCTAGCGGTGTCGGATTCGTAATATGAAGTGCGGCAACGTAACCGGAGGTGACGGCGGGATGCGATCCGAGGCGCTCGCACGCATCGAGCGACAACTCCGCAGCCAGGCGCGCCGCGACGGCATCGCACATTTCGTCGTCGGCGTCGCGGTCTTCCGCGACCGCAAACTTCTGGTGGTCCGCCGAGTACCCGACGACTACCACGGCGGCATGTACGAACTACCCGGCGGCGGAGTCGAATCCGGCGAAACCTTCGCCGAATGCGTCGCGCGCGAACTGTTCGAGGAAACCGGCCTGCGTGTGCGCACCATCACCGACTTCCTCGGCGGCTTCGACTACGCCACCAGAACCAAGTCCAAGGTGCGCAAATACAGCTTCGTAGTAGACGTCGAACCCGGTGAGGTCGCGCTGGCCCCCGGCGAACACGACGCCTTCGCCTGGATAGACGCCGACGCCTTGCACGACCTCCCCATGGCCCCCGACATGCGCGAGGCAGTAAGCGCCCTCGTCACCGACTCCCATTGACGCCCCGCAGGTTACGCACTAACACCCGACCGCCGGCGCAGCCATCAACCGCCATCGGCGACCCGTCTCGCGGGCACACCCCGCACGATCGGTCACGCCCCACCACCTACCCACCACGCGCGAGTTTTGCGAGCGCCGTTCGCGGCCCGTCTCGCGGCCGAGTGGCCGAAGCGCACGCGCCGCAGGCGCAAGTCTCGGCCGCTCGGCCGCGAGACTTCCCGGGGCCGCGAACACGCCGCGCCCGCGCGGCCAAAAACCCAGTAACCTCACCGCGTGTCCACTACCGGTCGCTCGGAGAGTTCCATTCCCTCTCGTTCGGAGACTTCCATTCCCTCGGATGAGCGGCCGGTTCCGCTGCGGACCGCGCTGCGGGAGAGTCCCGGGGTGGTGCGGCTTGCGCTGGTGCGGTTCGCCGGTCAGTTCGGCGACGGCATGTTTCAGGCGGCATTGTCGGGGGCGATTCTGTTCAATCCCGAGCGGCAGACCGATCCGCTGGCCATTGCGGCGGGTTTCGCGGTGTTGTTGTTGCCGTATTCGCTGATCGGGCCGTATGCGGGGGCGCTGCTTGATCGGTGGGATCGGCGCACCGTGTTGCTGGTGGCCAATGTGCTGCGTGCGGTGCTGATCGGGCTGGTGTGCGCGGGGCTGCTCGCCGGTATCGGGGAGACGCCGCTGCTGTTGCTGGCGTTGGCGGTGGTGGGGATCAGCCGGTTCGTGCTGTCGGGTGTGTCGGCGGCGTTGCCCCGGGTGCTTGCTCAGCACTGGCTGGTGCCGATGAATTCGGTGCTCGCCACGGTGGCTTCCGGGTGTGCGGGGCTGGGCGCGGCTACCTCGGTGGCGGTGATCGGCTTGATCGGCGCGGGTGATTTCGGTTCGGCGGTGGCGGTCGCGGCGAGCGGTGTCGGGTCGGTGGTGAGCGCGCTGCTGGCGGCGGGGTTCGCACCGCGGGTGCTCGGACCGGACACGGGCCAGGTGGCGAGCGAGAGTGCGCTGCGGGCCATCGCCACCGGGTTGCGCACGGGTGCGACGGCGGTGTGGGAGTCGGTGCAGGTCACCACCGCGATGCTGGGTATCGGCACGCATCGAATCGTGTTCGGCACCAACACCTTGATCATGGTGCTCGTGCTGCGGCAGACACCGACCGAGGGTTCCGGGTTGAGTAGCGGGTTGCTCGGGTTCGGGGTGGCCATTGCCGCGACCGCGGCGGGGATGCTGGTGGCCGCCGTGGTGGCGCCGTTGCTGATTCCGCGGCTCGGGCGGCCGAGGACGGTGGTGGTCGGCTTGCTGACGGCGACGGTGGTGCAGTTGACGCTGGTCACCCCGATCGCCTTCGCCGATTCCGGGTCGGCTGTGCAGCGGGCGCATCAGCTGCTGCTGGTCGGGGCGTTCTTGCTCGGGCTGGCCGGGCAGACGATCAAACTGACCGGCGATGCGACCATGCAGATCGATATCGATGACGCGCGGCGCGGTCAGGTATTCGCGCTGCAGGACACGGTGTTCAATATCGCCTTCATTCTGGCGATTGCCGCCGCCGCGCTGGTTATCCCGGACGACGGCCGGTCGCTGCCGGTGATTGTGGCGGGTGCCGGAATCTATTGCGCGGGCATTGCCGCCATCGCACTGAATGCGCGTCGGCGGACCGGTCCGGCGGTCGACCGGGGACCGGAGTGAATTTCCGGAGCGCGGAATTCAGGCGATGATCGGATCGTCGTCCAGGTGGCGTCCGACCGGGTTCAGCCATTGAGCGAAGTAGTGGGGTAGGTCGGGCGGTGGTAGGTCGTCCGCGGGCGGCGCGGGATGATCGTTTTCCGGCAACTGTCCGGCATCGAAACCCGGTTGTTCGGGCACCGAATCCGATGCTGGGTCACTGGCGTCGGGCAGGACGGCGTGCTCCTTGGCGTCGAGGTGATCGGTGCGCACGATCCAGTCGAGTGGTTCGCTGACGGCGTCCGCTGAGGTTCCGGTGATGTGATGGTTCCAGGTGCCGAGGCCGGTGGGATCGGTATAGAAGTGGTCGAGGACGCCGTCGTCGTCCAGATCGAGCGCCGCCACGTCGGCGACGCCGGAGCCCGCGGTGTCCCACATGGCGTCGTCGGTGAGGCCGTCGCCGTCGAAGTCGAGGCGCACGGCGTCGGCCGTACCCGGCCCGGCCAATTCCACATCGGCCTGGCTGGACCACACGTGCACGGGACCGTCACCCGTGCCGAACACATACTCGATCTCGTTCATATTTGTTTGGACGCGCGCAAGTGGCCTTCGGTTCCCTATTTCGCACACACCATTCCGGTAGGTTCATTTTCACTTCGACCCGATTCGACAGGAGTCAACGACACATGGCTTTTCCGGCGAAGAACTCCGATATTCGGCGAAACCGACTAGGTGGTTGCGAAACCCGGTCGTACCCGCTCACCCGGGCCGCCCAATAGCGGGGTCTGCCGGACGTGATGCGCCGACGCGGAATCAAATTCCCGTGGGTACCGGTCCTGTTCGGTGCGCTGATCGGCGGAGTGCTCCCCGTCCCGGCCGCGCAGTCGGGTCCGTTCCCGTGGGCGCCGTTGCCGGTGAACAGTTGCGGGGAAGTCGGTTTCGATCCGCTGAACCGCGAACGTGATCCGGCGCTGCCACCCCCGCCGCCGGTGGAGCTGCCGGAGCGGATCGTCAT from Nocardia iowensis includes these protein-coding regions:
- a CDS encoding DUF4190 domain-containing protein produces the protein MSQYPPPGQYPPPPGYPPPGGQYPGQPAYWQESPKGKGLAITALVLGILAVLSFWTLVGGYLFGAFALIFGLVALAKTRSGRAGGAGMAITGVILGVLGLIGAIVVTIIGYSFFVDSGGKDFFDCVNRAGSDQSKIEQCERDWNQRLEDKFSITLTPAPTP
- a CDS encoding pirin family protein; the protein is MSTLTTPHIDVHRAGDRMKTRVSWLDSKHSFSFGEHYDPDNTHHGLLLVNNEDVVSPGQGFDTHPHRDMEIVTWVLGGSLVHQDSLGHSGIIYPGLAQRMSAGTGILHSEKNDSWRLDGAEHHEPVHFVQMWVVPDEPGLTPGYQQLEIDDALATGSLVTVAAGLPRYRDRTAIAINSSHAAFHVARMPGEADHIIDLPDAPYLHVFVARGEVEMEGVGTLDEGDAVRLTRTGGQRVIARRPSEILVWEMHARLGAQ
- a CDS encoding NUDIX hydrolase produces the protein MRSEALARIERQLRSQARRDGIAHFVVGVAVFRDRKLLVVRRVPDDYHGGMYELPGGGVESGETFAECVARELFEETGLRVRTITDFLGGFDYATRTKSKVRKYSFVVDVEPGEVALAPGEHDAFAWIDADALHDLPMAPDMREAVSALVTDSH
- a CDS encoding MFS transporter; translated protein: MPSDERPVPLRTALRESPGVVRLALVRFAGQFGDGMFQAALSGAILFNPERQTDPLAIAAGFAVLLLPYSLIGPYAGALLDRWDRRTVLLVANVLRAVLIGLVCAGLLAGIGETPLLLLALAVVGISRFVLSGVSAALPRVLAQHWLVPMNSVLATVASGCAGLGAATSVAVIGLIGAGDFGSAVAVAASGVGSVVSALLAAGFAPRVLGPDTGQVASESALRAIATGLRTGATAVWESVQVTTAMLGIGTHRIVFGTNTLIMVLVLRQTPTEGSGLSSGLLGFGVAIAATAAGMLVAAVVAPLLIPRLGRPRTVVVGLLTATVVQLTLVTPIAFADSGSAVQRAHQLLLVGAFLLGLAGQTIKLTGDATMQIDIDDARRGQVFALQDTVFNIAFILAIAAAALVIPDDGRSLPVIVAGAGIYCAGIAAIALNARRRTGPAVDRGPE